One genomic window of Cryptococcus neoformans var. neoformans JEC21 chromosome 13 sequence includes the following:
- a CDS encoding tRNA (5-methylaminomethyl-2-thiouridylate)-methyltransferase, putative, which translates to MWFACLRPLPTTSKFRCSNVFGSKSRQCLPRAVNVKLKPLVRMRSSHSLAERELRSLLPTMEELGLREGDHVTVGMSGGVDSATTLRILREFPIHLDVVFMRNWDPLLSESPPESSLPPSPISLAYSSGSTSNREQNLSPCQWERDWNDVLKVATQVGIPKDSIKLVDLSKEYWSRVFEPAVGVWERGGTPNPDVDCNREIKFGALLDVLPKKDRHFLATGHYGRVAHVPLLSHPGPSKLLRAVDKSKDQTYYLSQMTEQQLSRAILPLGSLLKTDVRRLAEHWGLPNAKKEESMGVCFIGERGKFGDFISQYTSPPESGYLVNLSGERLAEHKGLWYYTIGQRARVANQLKPMFVAKKGVGEKGTDILVVPGSDHPMLLCKSVHTSDFHWIHDTFPRELLVKEPEKVGIQVRHRMNPVGGRIVVGGNVKDVTVEFNDPIVGVSPGQVVAIWHDGWCLGSGVIDGTKCEGENMRGGTG; encoded by the exons ATGTGGTTTGCATGTCTACGACCGCTACCGACGACATCCAAATTCCGTTGTTCAAATGTGTTTGGTTCGAAATCCCGACAATGTCTGCCGAGAGCCGTAAATGTGAAGCTGAAGCCTTTGGTCCGAATGAGGAGTAGCCACAGTTTGGCTGAAAGGGAGCTTCGGAGCCTTCTGCCGACCATGGAGGAACTCGGTCTGAGAGAAGGTGATCACG TAACTGTTGGTATGTCAGGTGGGGTCGATTCTGCAACAACGTTGCGAATATTACGAGAGTTT CCCATCCATCTTGACGTTGTATTCATGCGCAACTGGGACCCTCTACTATCTGAATCGCCTCCTGAATCTTCTTTGCCACCATCTCCCATATCTCTAGCATACTCTTCGGGCTCAACCTCGAACAGAGAGCAGAATCTTTCTCCTTGCCAATGGGAGCGAGATTGGAATGATGTCCTAAAAGTGGCTACACAAGTTGGGATCCCAAAGGACTCGATCAAGCTTGTAGATCTGTCGAAGGAGTATTGGAGTAGAGTGTTTGAGCCCGCAGTGGGAGTATGGGAGAGGGGGGGAACGCCTAACCCAGATGTGGATTGTAATAG AGAGATCAAGTTTGGTGCTCTGTTGGATGTCTTGCCAAAGAAAGACAGGCATTTCCTTGCAACGGGTCATTATGGCCGTGTTGCTCACGTCCCTCTACTATCACATCCAGGACCTTCAAAGCTTCTACGAGCAGTGGATAAATCCAAAGATCAAACCTATTACCTCTCTCAAATGACCGAACAACAGCTATCTCGC GCAATTCTTCCACTCGGAAGTTTATTAAAAACCGACGTCAGACGACTGGCAGAGCATTGGGGTTTACCAAAcgcaaagaaggaagagtctATGGGCGTGTGTTTCATTGGGGAGCGGGGAAAGTTTGGAGATTTCATCT CGCAATACACGTCCCCACCCGAATCAGGCTATCTTGTTAACCTTTCCGGTGAGCGCTTGGCAGAGCACAAGGGACTCTGGTACTACACCATTGGTCAACGGGCCAGGGTTGCGAATCAGTTGAAACCCATGTTTGTCGCAAAGAAAGGCGtaggggagaaggggacTGATATATTAGTCGTCCCGGGATC GGACCATCCGATGTTGCTCTGCAAAAGTGTTCATACCTCCGATTTCCACTGGATACACGACACATTCCCACGAGAATTGCTTGTGAAAGAACCGGAGAAAGTGGGTATACAAGTCAGGCATAGGATGAATCCTGTTGGCGGTCGAATCGTCGTAGGTGGTAACGTCAAGGA TGTGACTGTAGAGTTCAATGATCCGATCGTCGGCGTGAGCCCTGGACAAGTCGTAGCCATCTGGCATGATGGTTGGTGTCTTGGAAGCGGGGTCATCGACGGTACAAAATGTGAAGGGGAAAATATGAGGGGGGGGACGGGGTGA